One window of Cryptobacterium curtum DSM 15641 genomic DNA carries:
- a CDS encoding DUF1385 domain-containing protein, translated as MKNGTSDLRRAFSEDGAHKTHVGGQALIEGVMMRGRLNWAVAVRQPNGSIYTEEHDLASGRASRRWMHWPIVRGCTAFVESLVLGMKALEIAAAHAFAGDNDPTDQAGGNESSVTALTADEATLSNTSAPSSFAGDISARHDAVESTEDGLPHVSTGSEPSHTSAGDEMPHTAFAASMVVGLVGGIVLFIVLPAFLTNLLVGEYDQATIAWNLVDGILRVAVFVFYIWLIGRMKDVKRMFGYHGAEHKAIHCFEHGLLMTPENARSFPRLHVRCGTAFLIMVMIIAIFVYTITPLGALITAWGVADGLPKLTLVIVSRIILMPIIAGLSYEITVKWAGTHPENPLVKVILWPGMQMQYLTTREPDDGQIECAIRAMEAVLAREKQSAAQGE; from the coding sequence GTGAAAAACGGCACTTCCGATCTTCGTCGTGCTTTTTCAGAAGATGGCGCACATAAGACGCATGTCGGTGGACAGGCGCTTATTGAAGGCGTTATGATGCGCGGTCGCCTTAACTGGGCGGTTGCTGTGCGCCAGCCAAATGGATCGATCTATACCGAGGAACATGACCTCGCAAGTGGGCGAGCTTCTCGTCGCTGGATGCACTGGCCGATCGTGCGGGGATGTACCGCTTTTGTTGAATCCCTTGTACTGGGTATGAAGGCGCTTGAAATTGCGGCGGCGCATGCCTTTGCTGGCGACAATGACCCGACTGATCAGGCGGGCGGTAACGAATCTTCTGTGACTGCTTTAACGGCGGATGAGGCCACGTTATCGAATACAAGTGCCCCTTCATCTTTTGCAGGTGATATTTCAGCACGGCATGACGCAGTTGAATCAACTGAAGACGGACTGCCGCATGTCTCAACTGGATCTGAGCCATCGCATACTTCAGCTGGTGACGAGATGCCACATACCGCCTTTGCCGCGAGTATGGTGGTCGGTCTTGTAGGGGGCATCGTGTTGTTTATCGTGCTTCCTGCGTTTTTAACCAATTTGCTCGTCGGCGAATATGATCAGGCGACAATTGCGTGGAATCTTGTTGACGGAATTCTGCGCGTGGCCGTGTTTGTGTTCTACATCTGGCTTATTGGGCGGATGAAGGATGTCAAGCGCATGTTTGGTTATCACGGCGCTGAACATAAGGCCATTCACTGCTTTGAGCATGGACTGTTGATGACGCCAGAGAATGCGCGGAGCTTTCCGCGTTTGCATGTGCGCTGTGGAACGGCATTTTTGATCATGGTTATGATTATCGCAATCTTCGTCTATACCATAACGCCCCTGGGAGCTCTTATTACGGCTTGGGGCGTAGCGGATGGTCTACCGAAGCTTACCCTGGTTATCGTCTCGCGTATTATTCTCATGCCGATAATTGCGGGGCTTAGTTATGAGATCACTGTTAAGTGGGCCGGCACACATCCTGAAAACCCCCTGGTAAAGGTAATTCTTTGGCCTGGTATGCAAATGCAATATTTAACAACCCGCGAACCTGATGACGGGCAGATTGAATGCGCTATCCGTGCGATGGAGGCTGTTCTCGCACGTGAGAAACAGAGTGCTGCACAAGGGGAGTAG